A section of the Methanophagales archaeon genome encodes:
- a CDS encoding 6-carboxytetrahydropterin synthase: PRYLGKCRNLHGHTYKVEVIVEGDKKPDTECVADFSEVKAVVKEVLELVDHRYLNEIVEYPTSENIALFLKRELERKLKDSKLGIFLHSLKLWEGKDKWVMIESGERGGDASSDA; the protein is encoded by the coding sequence TGCCACGTTATCTTGGTAAATGCAGGAATCTACATGGTCACACATATAAAGTAGAAGTGATAGTAGAGGGCGATAAGAAGCCTGATACTGAATGTGTAGCAGACTTCTCAGAGGTGAAAGCGGTGGTGAAAGAAGTACTTGAGCTGGTTGACCACAGGTATCTGAATGAGATAGTGGAATATCCAACGAGCGAGAATATAGCACTATTCTTGAAGCGTGAGTTAGAGCGTAAGCTGAAAGACTCAAAGCTCGGCATCTTTCTCCATTCGCTAAAATTGTGGGAAGGTAAGGACAAATGGGTGATGATAGAATCTGGCGAAAGAGGAGGTGATGCGAGTAGCGATGCTTGA